TTGGTCTGAAGTCTGCCTCCTCCGAGAGCATCCCAGGCACAAAGCGCCATGCCAAAATGCTGGGCCATGGGGATGATGTCCCGTTCAAAATCACGTCGCATGATGTTCCAGCGACCCTGATACACGCTAAAGGGAGTCTTTCCATGGGCCCTAGCGTACGTATTGGCAGCCGCGACAACCCAGGCAGGCGTGTCTGAGATACCAAGGTAGAGAACCTTGGATTGCTGAACAAGGACGTGAAGGGCGTCCAtgacctcctccaccgaGGTAGAGAAATCCCACATATGGACAAAAAAGCAGATCGACATAGGTGGTCTGTAGCTTCTCTAGGGAGGCCTGGAGCGACAGGAACATGGACTTCTTGTGGTTTCCAGAGTAATTAACAGTCCTTCCAGGACCAAGATCGAAGAGGCGGTAGTCACCCGTGTACTTGGTTGCCACGACCATCATGTCACGGTTGTCTCGTGAAGCCATCCACTTCCCGAGGATAGCCTCTGACTGCCCGTTCTGGTAAACGTTGGCACAGTCGATGAAGTTGCCACCAGCTTCGGCAAACGCGTCAAGGATCTTGAAGCTTTGCTCCTCGTCAACGCTGGTAGATATATCAGCCCAGGCAGTGCCAAAGGTTCCGGCACCCAGGCAGAGGGGAGACACGCGGGCTCCAGCAGTAGAGGAAAGGATTCGATAGCGACCCAGCTCGGTGGGAGGCTCAGGGCAACCTTTAAGGAAATCAGACATGATGGGTTGGTTCATCGGAGATTTAATGGCTTTGGGTGAGTGGTTGTTG
This window of the Fusarium keratoplasticum isolate Fu6.1 chromosome 3, whole genome shotgun sequence genome carries:
- a CDS encoding putative aryl-alcohol dehydrogenase AAD14 gives rise to the protein MSDFLKGCPEPPTELGRYRILSSTAGARVSPLCLGAGTFGTAWADISTSVDEEQSFKILDAFAEAGGNFIDCANVYQNGQSEAILGKWMASRDNRDMMVVATKYTGDYRLFDLGPGRTVNYSGNHKKSMFLSLQASLEKLQTTYEVMDALHVLVQQSKVLYLGISDTPAWVVAAANTYARAHGKTPFSVYQGRWNIMRRDFERDIIPMAQHFGMALCAWDALGGGRLQTKKQLEARKQAGEGLRAIHGPEQTEDERKISEALEKVAAEHGTESIQQIALAYISQKSRNVIPLVGVRKVEQLQDNIKSLSIHLTDEQIQYLEGVKEFDPGFPATMIGEDPKETGVSGPMVASFAHIAWQKASRPIGRG